TCAGCTCTCGGTAGACCATCAGACTGCTGAGGTGACGGCTGTTATCAATGTGGAGAGTGTCTGTGATGGGGAATATACGGCCCAGTTTAGCTTAGGCTTAAAAGGGAACAAGATTGCAAGCAAGGTTATCCCAGTGTCTGCGAAGACCGCCCAAGTAACATTCCCGGTCAACAAGCCGGCTCTATGGTGGCCCCATGGATATGGTGAGCAGACGCTGTACGATGTTTCGGTGTCGCTACTTCGCAATGGGGAACAGGTCGATCAGTCATCTAAAAAGTTTGGTATCCGGACCGCTGAAACAGTTCAACAGCCGGATAAACATGGCAAGTCCTTTTTCTTCCGAATTAATGGGATGGATATTTTCTGCGGCGGTTCGTGTTGGATTCCAGCAGACAGCCTCCTCCCTGCTGTAAGTGCTGAGCGATACCGCAAGTGGATTGAGCTTATGGTCGCTGGCAGACAAGTGATGACTCGGTACgttttggtttctttttggtcTATTATTTATGTGCATTTAGCTAACGATAAAcgatttaaaaaaaaaagtgtctGGGGTGGTGGTATCTATGAAGACGACTCCTTCTATGAGGCCTGCGACGAATTGGGCGTGCTGGTCTGGCAAGACTTCATGTTTGGATGTGGCAATTATCCGACATGGCCCGAAATGCTCGAGTCTCTGCGTCAAGAGACAATCTACAATTTGGAGCGTATGCGCCATCATCCTTCGATTGTGCTTTATGCGGGCAACAACGAGGATTATCAGGTTGCAGAGTCGGAAGGCTTGACTTACAACTACGAGGATAAAGATCCCGAGAGCTGGTTGAAAACAGATTTCCCGGCACGGTACATTTATGAGAAGCTGCTCCCAGAAATAGTGGCCGAGTATTCACCTGGCACATTCTATCACCCTGGAAGCCCATGGGGAGATGGCAAAATCTCGTCAGATCCCACTGTTGGCGATATGCACCAGTGGAACGGTAAGCATTCCCCAACAGAATTGGAATTCTTACACTTATCACCAGTATAGTGTGGCATGGAACACAAGAGAAGTACCAAATCTTCGACACTTTAGGCGGCCGATTCAATAGCGAATTTGGAATGGAGGCGTTCCCCCACATCTCTACCATTGAGCACTTTGTCGAGCACCCGGAGGACATGTTCCCTCAATCCCATGTTATCGACTTTCATAACAAGGCCGATGGGCATGAAAGAAGACTGGCGACGTACCTCGTAGAGAATCTACGGACTGCCACAGACCTCGAGGTGTGACTACCACCACGATGACCATTCGATACAGGCTAACATGTCCAGACCTATATCTATCTCACTCAAGTTGTACAAGCAGAAACCATGATGTTTGGCTATCGAGGCTGGCGCCGGCAATGGGGCGACGAGAGACACTGCGGTGGCGCCTTACTTTGGCAGCTGAATGACTGCTGGCCGACAATCTCGTGGGCCATCGTGGACTACTTCCTCAAGCCGAAGCCAGCATACTATGCTGTGAAGCGAGTCTTGAGCCCCATCGCCATCGGTGTCCGACGCGAGCACCACGACTGGAGCGTGGCGCATGCCCAGCCACCCAAGACCAGCAAGTATGAGCTTTGGATCGCCAGCAATCAACCAGAGACTGTCCAAGGCAGTGTCGAGCTGCGATTCCTATCTGTCAACACAGGCCGCGATATTCGGCCTCCGATCGTGCGCGAAGACATCACTATTGCTGCTAATGGTACCACCGATGTCATTACCGACGGTGTTCTCGACCACGTCGCCGAGCCAGAACCACATGTCCTTGCCGCCCGGTTGTGGGTGGACAACCAGGTTATGGCACGGGATGTCGACTGGCCACAACCATTGAAGTATCTCAATCTGTCTGAGCGACAGGTGGAGGTCAAGAAGCAGACAAAGAAATCTGGTGAGACCGTGGTAGTGATCAGTGTCCGCAAGCCAGTCAAGTGTCTGGTTTTCGAGGAGCAAGAAGGTGTACAACTTGAGGACAATGCTATTGACATTGTCCCTGGTGATGAGCAAACAGTCATAGTTACTGGCCTTGGAAGTGAGCCTCTGAAATACCGGTACTTGGGACAAGCATCTTGCGAAGTCGTTGAATGAGTGGCCAGTACATATGATAGCAGTAAATCCAACTATTTCAATGAGCAAAAGCACTCATACCGGACATAGATTTTTGCAAAATATCCATAGATACAAAAATGTTCGATGAAGTCGACAACCTTGACCCTTGACAGCTAGAAGATCATCTCACAATCTTATCGGGAGATCTGAACTTGACAACCTCCCAACTCCAACTTTTTGCCAATGGGTACCAAACGCGACTGGGAAGGCCAGCCACTCGAGCTCAATCCTCACGACGAAAGTATGGCAGAGGCAGAGGCAGAGGCAGCACCTTCAATCCTGTCAATCTTTGAAAACTTTCGCGATGAGCTGGACGAGCACCATGACCGCCGCGAGCGTATCATCAAGAAAAGCCGCGATATTACCGCCCTGAGCAAGAAGATGTACATACCTCCAGCTTCAGCTAAAGAAGAGTATCACTAAATGAGATTCTTTTAGTATCTTCGCCCTTCAACGAGTCCGCGCAACAAACCAACCCCTCCCACCCAAAATCGCCCAAGAAAACCAAACCCGCTTCGACCAAATCCATGCACTGTTCGAAGGTATCATCCCCGAGCAACTAGGCATCAATGGCTGGCGATACCAGCGCCAAATAAGTGCCGGAATTCAAGAATTTATCGAAGCCATCTCCTTCGACCACTACCTGCGCACGCAAACGCTAATCACCCACGCCGAGTGCTCCGCCCGCGTCCCACCGCAAATCCTCGTTTCAGAAGAAGACTACCTAATGGGCCTCTACGATCTTACAGGAGAGATGATGCGCTTCGCGGTTTTATCACTGAGCTCTGGAAACGCAACTGCTACCCAGGCAATTAAGAACACAGGAACCGACATCGAAAAATCAGCGGTCGCATCGTCGCAGGGCGGCATCGTGGTTGATCTGCGTGCTATGCGCGCAGGTTTCGAGGCGCTCAGTGTGCCACAGCGGCATTACATGTTCCGAGATATGGCGAAGAAGTTGGACGTGATGCAGAACAGTGTGGAGAAGGTTGAGCGAGCAGCGTATGGAATTGTCGTTCGGGGAAGTGAGAGGCCGAGTGGGTGGACGCCTGATATGTCGGGCTCGGTGGAGGTGGCATCCTATTAAGAGTCTACATATCATGAGGTATCCAAAAATGATCAATGGCATTCGAAAGACAGCTGTACATCGATGTGGTTTGGTATGGTTCGGTGGACTTTGCATGGCTTTCCCCCATGGCAGGAGCTATGTTTAATTTGACGATCAAGTCAGTCTCTGTCCTTAGGCCCCTATGTCCCCCAAAAGATTCCCCATGCGTGGCTCACTTCTCCATTTGTTGGAAATTTGCACATCCCATTTGACATTGCTATACATGTGCGTCACAGTGACATCATAAGTTCGGTGAAGACAGAAAAGCCCGTTGCAGAAATATTTCGAATTTGGGTGTAAAGAAAAGGATGAAGCATTTCCAAATGgaagaattgaagaagaacgcCCTCGTAAAACGATAGTATCGCCCATATTTCATAGCACCAAGAGCCAAAGCTGTGGCAACGTTGACTCAATAGGCCAAAATTATACGGGCGAGCGTGGGTTCTCATCCTCGGAGAGAATACCCTGCGAAATCAACTCTTCAGGCTGTGGCCGATTCTGAATTTTATGCTCGAGGTTATCGGCCAGCATATGCTTCTCGAGTTCACGGGCGTGGGCCTGCAGCGCTGGGGCAGCGGAGGTTGCGGGGAGAATGTTACCTTGGCAGATTGTTAGTATACAACAATTGTGCTGAGAGGAAATCCAGGTACCAGTATCAGGTACAAGAGAAAGTAGGAATCGACAATTGGGATAATCAGaatgaaaaggaaaaaagaaagggaaacaAACGCTCAACTAGCTCGTCCTTCTCTGGCCTCTTCTCCAGGTTCTTCTTCAGACTGTCTGTAGCACGCTGGCGGTCGAGCTCCTGGCGGGCAGATTGAAGAGCTCTGTCGTTGTTTTAGCAATCATATCTCAAGAAACTTTGGAGTATTCCCAGGAACACCCACGGGGCTACATTGGTGTCCAGCAGGATGTGGCGATTCTTAAGGTCTTGCATTTCCGGGCGGGTTTGGAGGTGTTTCTCCAACGAGTTGCGACGCTCGTGGGTCGGAGGAAGAGATTGTTCGATGGAAGAcattgtaaaaaaaaataatggTGGTCGAATTGTAGTCTGGAGGTGAAATCAGTAGAGGAAGGAAATCCTTTTTAGTCCTGGAGAAGGCGAAAGTCAAGTGATGTTCCGTGGGACAGTCACGCGGGGAAAGCGGCGGTCTATACATCTACATCATACTTGGGGACAACTGCGCAACCACACAACCATACAGAATTAAAATCATAAATTCACTTGGAAAAATCTGGAACTGGATTGCTAGTAGATCataaaaccaaaaaaaaaaattacaatCCACTAT
Above is a genomic segment from Penicillium digitatum chromosome 3, complete sequence containing:
- a CDS encoding Glycoside hydrolase, family 2, N-terminal — its product is MAKLVHSLSYGWSFKDWDTDEWLPVATVPSVVQQDLIANDRLDDPYIGFKELDARWVNEKSWVYRKVVEKPSAPAGSSIVLVFDGLDTFAKVKLDGQVILESDNMFLGHRVDVTKALEAEGEHSLEIEFDCALIKARKLRYQDTTHKWVGFNGDPSRMAVRKAQYHWGWDWGPVLMTAGIWRAVRFEIYQARVANLWPQTQLSVDHQTAEVTAVINVESVCDGEYTAQFSLGLKGNKIASKVIPVSAKTAQVTFPVNKPALWWPHGYGEQTLYDVSVSLLRNGEQVDQSSKKFGIRTAETVQQPDKHGKSFFFRINGMDIFCGGSCWIPADSLLPAVSAERYRKWIELMVAGRQVMTRVWGGGIYEDDSFYEACDELGVLVWQDFMFGCGNYPTWPEMLESLRQETIYNLERMRHHPSIVLYAGNNEDYQVAESEGLTYNYEDKDPESWLKTDFPARYIYEKLLPEIVAEYSPGTFYHPGSPWGDGKISSDPTVGDMHQWNVWHGTQEKYQIFDTLGGRFNSEFGMEAFPHISTIEHFVEHPEDMFPQSHVIDFHNKADGHERRLATYLVENLRTATDLETYIYLTQVVQAETMMFGYRGWRRQWGDERHCGGALLWQLNDCWPTISWAIVDYFLKPKPAYYAVKRVLSPIAIGVRREHHDWSVAHAQPPKTSKYELWIASNQPETVQGSVELRFLSVNTGRDIRPPIVREDITIAANGTTDVITDGVLDHVAEPEPHVLAARLWVDNQVMARDVDWPQPLKYLNLSERQVEVKKQTKKSGETVVVISVRKPVKCLVFEEQEGVQLEDNAIDIVPGDEQTVIVTGLGSEPLKYRYLGQASCEVVE
- a CDS encoding Translin-associated factor TraX, putative, encoding MGTKRDWEGQPLELNPHDESMAEAEAEAAPSILSIFENFRDELDEHHDRRERIIKKSRDITALSKKIIFALQRVRATNQPLPPKIAQENQTRFDQIHALFEGIIPEQLGINGWRYQRQISAGIQEFIEAISFDHYLRTQTLITHAECSARVPPQILVSEEDYLMGLYDLTGEMMRFAVLSLSSGNATATQAIKNTGTDIEKSAVASSQGGIVVDLRAMRAGFEALSVPQRHYMFRDMAKKLDVMQNSVEKVERAAYGIVVRGSERPSGWTPDMSGSVEVASY
- a CDS encoding RPEL repeat, which encodes MSSIEQSLPPTHERRNSLEKHLQTRPEMQDLKNRHILLDTNVAPALQSARQELDRQRATDSLKKNLEKRPEKDELVERNILPATSAAPALQAHARELEKHMLADNLEHKIQNRPQPEELISQGILSEDENPRSPV